TCGAAAAGCTTAACTCCCGTCGCTGTATGCAGGTTGGGGGTCCGCACGACGCTCTCCCCTTTCCCGTGCGTGCCAAACTGGATGATTGCCAGTTCCACCTCTGAGAAGTCGGGATCAGCAGCACGGATGCGCTCGTGCATAACTGAAAACGCGAACCGTCGCCCCTCTCTTGTGAGTTTCTTACCCCGCCGAGGGTCAATGAAAGGGATGGTAGGTCGGCCGTCCACCGAGATAACTGCCGGAACCCAATATGACACCTTTCCAGAAAGCCCCACAGCCAGCGAGAAAAATTCGTGTCGCCGCCCGGCGATGGAATGATCGTCAGCGAAGTTATACAGGGCGTGGGCGACAGTCAGATTGGCGATCTTTTCCGCATCAGTCCGAGCCCGCTTAGATATCTCTTCGGCGATCTGCGCCCAGGGCGCGCGCGGCACAATACCGAGTGGCCCGGCGTCTACGTTCAGAATTTCGAGCTGTGACCGTCGCGTTGGTTGATATGAGTAGGGCGGATACCCCAGTTTCATCAGCTTGAGTTCGTGCCATTTTTGATCGGTCGGCAACGGCGCGATGCGTGCCAAGTCCAAATCAGGTAAAGGGCGTGTCTTCAACCGGCTCTCCTGCCACTGGTTCAGCGCCAACGCTGATCTTGTGGAATTTGAAACGTTCCCTAATCACATCATCGCCGATCCTGAGCCCTAGCGCCATATGTGTTCGCGCTTGGTTCACAACAAATTCCCATGGCGCCCCTTTGGCGTGAGATATCTCGACGAGGCGACCGGGCGTCAACCGACCGTATGAGAGCATCACGGACCGGATCAGATGCGAAACTGCGCTACTTTGAGGGGAGGGGAGCATCGATTCTTGCCCCGTAAGAGGCTCTCGGCGGGCAGCCCGAAACAAGATCGGCGCATCACCAGCCGCCTTGAACGCTTGATAAGCCGCCGGATGAACCGGCCCATATTGCCACGCCTCGAAATACCCGGTCACCAAAGGCTGTTTCGTCTCGACCAGATGACGGGCATGGGCAAAATACAGCAATTTCTGAAGGGCGAGATTGCTCACAGCGATGCCGTCCAAGGCCGCCATGTCGAGCA
Above is a genomic segment from Methylocystis rosea containing:
- the socB gene encoding type VI toxin-antitoxin system SocB family DNA replication inhibitor toxin codes for the protein MKTRPLPDLDLARIAPLPTDQKWHELKLMKLGYPPYSYQPTRRSQLEILNVDAGPLGIVPRAPWAQIAEEISKRARTDAEKIANLTVAHALYNFADDHSIAGRRHEFFSLAVGLSGKVSYWVPAVISVDGRPTIPFIDPRRGKKLTREGRRFAFSVMHERIRAADPDFSEVELAIIQFGTHGKGESVVRTPNLHTATGVKLFDFDTVDAMVRETYEIWHAVLTEREAEARRKGTGTTGPLGV
- the socA gene encoding type VI toxin-antitoxin system SocA family antitoxin encodes the protein MSSDGPYDARAVCNLMLDMAALDGIAVSNLALQKLLYFAHARHLVETKQPLVTGYFEAWQYGPVHPAAYQAFKAAGDAPILFRAARREPLTGQESMLPSPQSSAVSHLIRSVMLSYGRLTPGRLVEISHAKGAPWEFVVNQARTHMALGLRIGDDVIRERFKFHKISVGAEPVAGEPVEDTPFT